One Caretta caretta isolate rCarCar2 chromosome 6, rCarCar1.hap1, whole genome shotgun sequence genomic region harbors:
- the NGB gene encoding neuroglobin gives MESGRLSSTEQALIRESWQKVSSNLLQHGTILFTRLFDLDPDLLPLFQYTCKQFSSPQECLSSPEFLDHIRKVMLVIDAAVTHLENLSSLEEYLANLGKKHQAVGVKVDSFSAVGESLMFMLEKCLGTAFSPEVREAWTRLYDAVVKAMSHGWDARKEGK, from the exons ATGGAGAGTGGAAGATTATCCAGCACAGAACAGGCGCTGATCCGGGAGAGCTGGCAGAAAGTGAGTAGCAACCTCCTGCAACATGGCACCATCTTGTTTACCAG GTTGTTTGATCTGGACCCTGACCTGTTGCCCCTTTTCCAGTACACTTGCAAACAGTTCTCCAGCCCTCAGGAGTGCCTCTCATCACCCGAGTTCCTGGATCACATTAGGAAG GTGATGCTGGTGATAGATGCTGCTGTGACTCACTTGGAGAACTTGTCCTCTCTGGAAGAATATCTCGCCAACTTGGGCAAGAAACACCAGGCAGTTGGTGTGAAGGTGGATTCTTTCTCG GCAGTGGGAGAGTCCTTGATGTTCATGCTGGAGAAATGCCTCGGTACTGCCTTCAGCCCGGAGGTGCGAGAGGCTTGGACCAGGCTGTATGATGCTGTGGTGAAAGCCatgagccatggctgggatgcaCGTAAAGAGGGGAAATAG